Proteins co-encoded in one Actinomadura luteofluorescens genomic window:
- a CDS encoding primosomal protein N', producing the protein MTKDGGGTDLIPGLDALPGAPAAKPNKPGKPARTGKKGARRPAADLPVARVAVDMSLPHLDRPFDYLVPTELDAKAVPGCRVRVRFAGQLVDGLLLERAAESGHGGKLLFLERVTSPEPVLTPEIAALVREVADRYAGTFADVLRLAVPPRHARVEAEPVEETAPAPPEAPDAGAWREYPAGESFLSALADGRAPRAVWTALPGPDWAAAIALAVAATLSGGRGALVVVADGRDAARVDAALEAELGEGLHVALTAELGPAERYRRWLSVLRGKARAVVGTRAAMFAPVADLGLVVLWDDGDDVHAEPHAPYPHPRDVLALRAHRSGAGALIGGFTRTTDATQLVETGWAHALAADRNRIRARMPRVRYVGEDAQLARDAAARTARLPNVAFEAARQALESGPVLVQVPRRGYVPGIACGRCRTPARCQTCQGPLALASSHAAPYCAWCGHIAGDWHCPECGFFQVRAVVVGAKRTAEELGRAFPGVPVRTSGREAVLDRVGPERALVVSTPGAEPPAENGYLAGLLLDGWVLLGRPDLRAGEETLRRWMNAASLVRPQAPVIVAAEGALPAVQALVRWDPVTYAERELAERREVGFPPAARMASLTASPAAIRELLADTRLPEGAEVLGPVPLPQSGTEAQEKERALIRVPRTSGNALARALKEAQGVRSARKATETVRVQIDPLELI; encoded by the coding sequence CGTCCCCACCGAGCTGGACGCGAAGGCGGTTCCCGGCTGCCGCGTGCGGGTGCGCTTCGCGGGCCAGCTCGTCGACGGTCTCCTCCTGGAGCGGGCCGCCGAGAGCGGCCACGGCGGCAAGCTGCTGTTCCTGGAGAGGGTGACCTCGCCGGAGCCCGTCCTGACCCCGGAGATCGCCGCGCTGGTGCGGGAGGTGGCCGACCGCTACGCGGGCACGTTCGCGGACGTCCTGCGGCTCGCCGTCCCTCCCCGGCACGCCCGCGTCGAAGCCGAGCCCGTGGAGGAGACCGCCCCCGCCCCGCCCGAGGCGCCCGACGCCGGCGCGTGGCGGGAGTACCCGGCGGGGGAGTCGTTCCTGAGCGCGCTGGCCGACGGGAGGGCGCCGCGCGCCGTGTGGACGGCGCTGCCCGGCCCCGACTGGGCGGCGGCCATCGCGCTCGCGGTCGCCGCCACGCTGAGCGGCGGGCGCGGTGCGCTCGTCGTGGTCGCCGACGGCCGCGACGCGGCGCGCGTCGACGCGGCGCTGGAGGCGGAGCTGGGGGAGGGCCTGCACGTCGCGCTGACGGCGGAGCTGGGCCCGGCGGAGCGCTACCGGAGATGGCTCTCCGTCCTGCGCGGCAAGGCGCGCGCGGTCGTCGGCACCCGCGCCGCCATGTTCGCGCCCGTCGCCGACCTGGGGCTGGTCGTGCTGTGGGACGACGGCGATGACGTCCACGCCGAGCCGCACGCGCCGTATCCGCATCCCCGCGACGTCCTCGCCCTGCGCGCCCACCGGTCGGGGGCCGGCGCGCTGATCGGCGGGTTCACCCGGACGACCGACGCGACGCAGCTCGTGGAGACCGGCTGGGCCCACGCGCTCGCCGCCGACAGGAACCGCATCCGGGCGAGGATGCCGCGCGTCCGCTACGTGGGGGAGGACGCGCAGCTCGCCCGGGACGCCGCCGCCCGCACCGCGCGCCTGCCGAACGTCGCGTTCGAGGCCGCACGGCAGGCGCTGGAGAGCGGGCCCGTTCTCGTCCAGGTGCCGAGGCGCGGTTACGTCCCCGGCATCGCCTGCGGGAGGTGCCGCACACCGGCGCGCTGCCAGACCTGCCAGGGGCCCTTGGCGCTTGCGTCGTCCCACGCGGCCCCGTACTGCGCCTGGTGCGGTCACATCGCGGGCGACTGGCACTGCCCCGAATGCGGCTTCTTCCAGGTGCGCGCCGTCGTGGTGGGCGCCAAACGCACGGCGGAGGAGCTCGGCCGGGCGTTCCCCGGAGTGCCCGTACGCACCTCGGGCCGCGAGGCCGTCCTCGACCGGGTCGGCCCGGAGCGGGCTCTCGTGGTGTCGACGCCCGGGGCCGAGCCTCCGGCGGAGAACGGATACCTGGCCGGGCTGCTGCTGGACGGCTGGGTCCTCCTCGGGCGACCTGACCTGCGCGCCGGTGAGGAGACGCTGAGGCGCTGGATGAACGCGGCGTCGCTGGTCCGCCCCCAAGCCCCGGTGATCGTGGCGGCCGAGGGGGCGCTGCCGGCGGTCCAGGCCCTCGTGCGCTGGGACCCGGTCACGTACGCGGAGCGGGAACTGGCCGAGCGCAGGGAGGTGGGCTTCCCCCCTGCCGCGCGCATGGCGTCGCTGACCGCGTCCCCGGCCGCCATACGGGAACTCCTGGCCGACACCCGGTTGCCTGAGGGCGCGGAGGTCCTCGGGCCCGTTCCTCTCCCACAGTCGGGCACGGAGGCTCAAGAGAAGGAACGCGCACTCATACGCGTCCCTCGCACCTCAGGCAACGCCCTGGCACGCGCCCTGAAAGAAGCGCAGGGCGTACGCAGCGCACGCAAGGCAACGGAGACCGTCCGCGTCCAGATCGACCCCCTGGAACTGATCTGA